Proteins from a genomic interval of Flavobacteriales bacterium:
- a CDS encoding cation transporter, translated as KSELGTSEEIIAIKSQARAKLGKLGIDHATIEIETSDEDCGFKNC; from the coding sequence GAAGTCAGAACTGGGTACTTCCGAAGAAATTATTGCTATAAAATCACAGGCTCGAGCCAAACTTGGGAAACTAGGTATCGATCACGCTACCATCGAGATCGAAACTTCCGATGAAGATTGCGGATTTAAAAACTGTTAA
- a CDS encoding FKBP-type peptidyl-prolyl cis-trans isomerase, whose protein sequence is MRAVTIEDVVKLKFTLFDDSGELVEKFDTPIDMVLGKGMIMPGLEKLILGKNIGDRVVQENIPKLEAFGEWNKSNESIVQLSDIPVEMELEEGGMLQAANKEGQAMMGKIKEIYDDFIIVDYNHPLAGKDLKVDFEIYDIYTFDPENPPAPPTAPAPPVE, encoded by the coding sequence ATGAGAGCAGTTACAATTGAAGATGTGGTCAAATTAAAATTCACATTATTCGATGATTCAGGAGAACTCGTCGAGAAGTTTGATACACCTATCGATATGGTGCTCGGTAAAGGAATGATAATGCCTGGATTAGAAAAATTAATATTAGGTAAGAATATAGGAGATCGAGTTGTTCAAGAGAATATACCAAAATTGGAAGCTTTTGGCGAATGGAATAAATCGAACGAATCGATTGTTCAACTTTCGGATATTCCGGTTGAGATGGAGTTAGAAGAAGGAGGGATGCTGCAAGCAGCAAATAAAGAAGGGCAAGCCATGATGGGAAAAATCAAAGAGATTTACGATGATTTTATAATCGTAGATTATAATCATCCATTGGCAGGAAAAGATTTAAAGGTTGATTTTGAGATATATGATATCTATACTTTCGATCCAGAGAATCCTCCAGCACCACCAACTGCACCTGCACCTCCTGTAGAGTAA